From Drosophila subpulchrella strain 33 F10 #4 breed RU33 unplaced genomic scaffold, RU_Dsub_v1.1 Primary Assembly Seq354, whole genome shotgun sequence, the proteins below share one genomic window:
- the LOC119560034 gene encoding bursicon: MPFSCTQLLGKKVWMALALLGHNSRSLERRPLWPCPLAKSVYKSPPAASGAFHSTRRDTRSRADEMLRHLLRHENNKVFVLILLYCVLVSILKLCTAQADTSVAATDNDIPHLGDDCQVTPVIHVLQYPGCVPKPIPSFACVGRCASYIQVSGSKIWQMERSCMCCQESGEREAAVSLFCPKVKPGERKFKKVLTKAPLECMCRPCTSIEESGIIPQEIAGYSDEGPLNNHFRRIALQ; the protein is encoded by the exons ATGCCCTTTTCGTGTACGCAATTACTAGGCAAAAAGGTTTGGATGGCGCTTGCTTTATTAGGCCATAATTCACGCAGTCTAGAGCGTCGGCCATTATGGCCATGTCCGCTGGCCAAGTCGGTCTATAAAAGCCCTCCGGCTGCAAGTGGCGCTTTCCATTCCACGAGAAGGGACACACGCAGTCGGGCCGACGAGATGCTGCGCCACCTGCTCCGCCACGAGAACAACAAGGTCTTCGTCCTGATCCTGCTCTACTGCGTCCTGGTCAGCATCCTGAAACTGTGCACGGCTCAGGCAGATACTTCTGTGGCTGCCACGGATAATG ATATTCCGCATCTTGGCGACGATTGCCAGGTGACCCCCGTCATTCATGTCCTTCAGTATCCCGGATGTGTGCCGAAGCCGAttccctcatttgcctgcgTGGGTCGCTGTGCCAGTTACATTCAG GTTTCGGGCAGTAAGATCTGGCAGATGGAGCGCTCCTGCATGTGCTGCCAGGAGTCCGGCGAACGGGAGGCAGCCGTCTCGCTTTTCTGTCCGAAAGTGAAGCCCGGCGAGCGGAAGTTCAAGAAGGTCCTGACCAAGGCTCCGCTGGAGTGCATGTGCCGGCCATGCACCTCGATCGAGGAGTCGGGCATTATACCACAGGAGATTGCCGGCTACTCTGACGAGGGTCCTCTCAACAATCATTTCCGGCGTATCGCTCTGCAATAG
- the LOC119560032 gene encoding aminopeptidase N — protein MSSSVSRVLGLIYLLLICIVNGADYRLDGSVVPSYYNLTIGVLRDPAEPTLFDGEVSITLRVVGPLEVPQIILHADTLDISECWLLDAAGAQVEAIDISRLIYEAATQQVKVPLTQPVQPGQNYTLGFKYTGHIRTDMAGLFSASYVEEVTNVTRWLAVTQMQRINARLVLPCFDEPALKAKFQLQIVRRNGYQSIGNTKLRETTAASQDRFVDHFEETPVMSTYLLAFMVASYSARGNVSDFAVLTRPEFYNHTEFSHQVGQRVIPAYGDLFRIPYAELGNEVLQYASSPRFPHNGMENWGLIIYSDEVLIQEAGYSDDWSDKEFAIRIIAHETSHMWFGDSVTFSWWSYFWLNEAFARYYEYFMAHQLYPEYHLDEQFVVRQMHLIFATDARNSTQPLTSLESDIQTPSEIAYKFSGIAYAKGACILRMWRNIMGEQNFDRAIQNYLKQYHLGNTIPNNLLYHLSENWPANQEVDVEQFFYDYTEQEGFPMLTVRLSPGHLFVTVQQDRFLLDYTDGSRGGLKYTVPLTYTTNLAPNFYNLTPSKYIHKNESFQFIHFDEPIEWFLLNLRQSNYQRVFYDYTLREGLRLALSASNHSGIPVENRAQLIDDLFNFAYVWYMEYEEVFQFLEYLSKEVDYVPWYAVYENLNRVAKRLTPEQLPSFRNYLSDITKSVFEKLGVEWSAQDTPLDVANRNKLVKWLCRYQVSGCRNKVNVKFVTSSEQPSPDYRETFYCAASSSDFNSYTTVWGRYYLETRPSERKLLWSAASCTTDYETHYYKMIISGPESVEQKKIGIARLYEQNPELVQPIFEMITANIVVLAYDFQSWADTAEVITDMAEYFTTRQQLKLFHEFYDGNHQLFGESAALVLLKSLKSVNENIVWAEGRLAGLVQYLERRNAGSVQGATYMLVLLLAVVASLLAWL, from the exons ATGAGCAGTTCGGTATCTCGGGTCTTGGGGCTAATATACTTGCTACTGATCTGCATCGTAAATGGTGCTGATTATCGGCTGGACGGTAGCGTCGTACCGTCATACTATAACCTGACCATCGGCGTTTTGAGAGACCCAGCCGAGCCCACTCTCTTCGATGGCGAGGTGAGCATAACTCTGCGGGTGGTCGGCCCACTGGAGGTGCCACAAATCATTCTACACGCCGACACGCTCGATATATCTGAATGCTGGCTGCTCGATGCGGCGGGGGCCCAGGTGGAGGCCATCGATATCAGTCGGCTGATTTATGAGGCCGCCACCCAGCAGGTGAAAGTTCCGCTGACGCAGCCGGTGCAGCCAGGCCAGAATTACACGCTCGGGTTCAAGTACACCGGACacatacggacggacatggcagGGCTCTTCTCCGCCAGCTATGTGGAGGAGGTCACCAATGTGACCAGGTGGCTGGCCGTCACCCAGATGCAGCGCATCAACGCCCGCTTGGTCCTACCCTGCTTCGATGAGCCCGCCTTGAAGGCCAAGTTCCAGCTGCAGATTGTCCGGCGCAACGGGTATCAGTCAATTGGCAACACCAAGCTCAGGGAAACCACAGCGGCAAG CCAGGATCGTTTTGTTGATCATTTCGAGGAGACCCCCGTCATGTCCACATATCTGCTGGCTTTCATGGTGGCCAGTTATTCTGCCCGTGGAAATGTGAGTGATTTCGCTGTGCTGACTCGCCCGGAGTTCTACAACCACACGGAGTTCAGCCACCAAGTGGGTCAGAGGGTCATTCCAGCCTACGGGGATTTGTTCCGGATTCCATATGCAGAGCTGGGAAACGAGGTGCTTCAATATGCCAGTTCTCCCAGGTTTCCACACAACGGCATGGAGAACTGGGGTCTTATCATCTACAG CGATGAGGTTCTGATCCAGGAAGCTGGTTACTCAGACGATTGGTCGGACAAGGAGTTCGCCATTCGTATCATTGCCCACGAGACGTCGCACATGTGGTTCGGGGACAGCGTGACCTTCTCCTGGTGGAGCTACTTCTGGCTAAATGAGGCATTTGCCCGCTACTACGAGTACTTTATGGCACACCAG CTATATCCCGAGTATCACCTGGACGAGCAGTTTGTGGTGCGGCAAATGCACCTGATCTTTGCCACGGATGCCCGAAACAGCACTCAGCCCCTGACGAGTCTGGAATCGGATATCCAAACGCCTTCTGAGATTGCATACAAATTCAGCGGGATTGCCTATGCCAAAGGAGCCTGCATCCTGAGAATGTGGCGAAATATCATGGGGGAGCAGAACTTCGATAGGGCCATCCAGAATTACCTAAAGCAATA CCACTTGGGCAACACTATACCCAATAACTTATTATACCACCTTTCCGAGAACTGGCCAGCGAATCAGGAAGTGGATGTGGAACAATTTTTTTACGATTACACGGAACAGGAGGGCTTTCCCATGTTAACAGTGAGGTTATCGCCTGGACACTTGTTCGTCACCGTGCAACAGGATCGATTCCTTCTGGATTACACAGATGGCAGTAGAGGTGGACTGAAGTACACTGTGCCCTTAACTTATACCACCAATCTGGCACCCAATTTCTATAACCTGACGCCATCTAAGTACATTCACAAGAACGAAAGCTTCCAGTTCATTCATTTTGATGAACCTATTGAGTGGTTCTTGCTTAACTTGAGGCAGTCGAACTACCAACGGGTGTTCTATGATTATACCTTGAGAGAAGGTCTTCGGTTGGCCTTATCCGCATCAAATCACAGTGGCATTCCCGTTGAGAACCGGGCTCAACTCATTGATGATCTCTTCAATTTCGCCTATGTTTGGTATATGGAATACGAGGAAGTCTTTCAGTTCCTGGAGTACCTGAGTAAGGAGGTGGACTACGTACCCTGGTATGCCGTCTATGAAAACCTGAACAGAGTGGCAAAGCGACTGACCCCAGAACAGCTGCCCAGCTTCCGTAATTACCTCTCCGATATCACAAAGTCTGTGTTTGAGAAATTgggagtggagtggagtgcaCAGGATACTCCACTGGATGTGGCCAATCGGAACAAGCTGGTCAAGTGGCTGTGCAGATACCAGGTCAGCGGATGCAGAAACAAGGTTAACGTCAAGTTTGTAACATCTTCGGAACAACCATCGCCGGACTACAGGGAAACCTTCTATTGTGCAGCCAGCAGCAGTGACTTCAATTCATACACCACGGTTTGGGGTCGGTATTACTTGGAAACGCGTCCCAGCGAGAGGAAGTTGCTCTGGTCTGCAGCCAGCTGCACGACAGACTACGAAACCCATTACTACAAGATGATCATCTCGGGTCCCGAAAGTGTGGAGCAAAAGAAAATTGGAATAGCCCGGTTGTATGAGCAGAACCCCGAATTGGTCCAGCCCATTTTTGAAATGATAACAGCGAACATTGTGGTCCTGGCTTATGA CTTCCAAAGTTGGGCGGACACGGCAGAGGTGATCACCGACATGGCGGAGTACTTCACCACCAGGCAGCAGCTGAAGTTGTTCCACGAGTTCTACGATGGCAACCACCAGCTCTTTGGGGAATCGGCGGCCTTGGTGCTCTTGAAGTCCCTAAAATCGGTGAACGAAAACATAGTCTGGGCCGAGGGTCGTCTGGCCGGTTTGGTTCAATATCTGGAGAGAAGGAATGCCGGATCCGTCCAGGGAGCAACTTACATGTTGGTCCTGCTACTGGCTGTGGTGGCCAGCCTTTTGGCCTGGCTCTGA